In the Pantoea sp. Aalb genome, one interval contains:
- the nadA gene encoding quinolinate synthase NadA, whose amino-acid sequence MSLIFNSEIINYSFPPKPDNLSQDEKIYWKIKIKNLLKEKNAVIVAHYYTNPDVQALAEETGGCVADSLEMARFGNSHSALTLMVAGVRFMGETAKILNPKKTVLMPTLQAECSLDISCPIDKFHSFCNDHPDRTIVVYANTSVAVKANADWVVTSSIAIEVISYLHSIGKKIIWAPDRHLGRYITQKTGADILCWNGTCIVHEEFKTQGLKHMKILYPNAAVLVHPESPQSIVELADVIGSTSQLIKAAYSLPNKQMIVATDRGIFYKMQQAVPDKELIEAPTAGVGATCRSCAHCPWMAINSLQSIANGLEYGGNAHEICLDPKTSQDALIPLKRMLSFASKIKNNFK is encoded by the coding sequence ATGAGTTTGATATTCAATTCTGAAATCATAAATTATTCTTTCCCTCCAAAACCAGATAATCTTAGCCAAGATGAAAAAATATATTGGAAAATAAAAATAAAAAATTTATTAAAAGAAAAAAATGCTGTTATAGTAGCTCATTATTATACTAATCCTGATGTTCAAGCATTAGCGGAAGAAACAGGTGGCTGCGTAGCTGATTCGTTAGAGATGGCTCGTTTTGGAAATTCTCATTCTGCTTTAACTTTAATGGTTGCAGGAGTACGGTTTATGGGAGAAACTGCAAAGATTCTTAATCCAAAAAAAACTGTATTAATGCCTACCTTACAGGCGGAATGTTCTTTAGATATAAGTTGTCCAATTGATAAATTTCATAGTTTTTGCAATGATCATCCAGATCGTACTATAGTAGTTTATGCTAATACATCTGTAGCTGTTAAGGCTAATGCAGATTGGGTTGTAACTTCAAGCATTGCTATAGAAGTCATTTCATATCTTCACAGTATTGGAAAAAAAATCATTTGGGCTCCAGATAGACATCTTGGTCGTTATATTACTCAAAAAACTGGTGCAGATATACTCTGTTGGAATGGTACTTGTATAGTACATGAGGAATTTAAGACTCAAGGTTTAAAACATATGAAAATACTTTATCCTAATGCAGCAGTATTAGTACATCCAGAATCACCACAAAGTATAGTCGAACTTGCTGATGTAATAGGATCTACTAGCCAATTGATTAAAGCTGCATATTCTTTACCAAATAAGCAAATGATAGTTGCTACAGATCGTGGAATTTTTTATAAAATGCAACAAGCTGTTCCAGATAAAGAATTAATTGAAGCACCTACTGCTGGTGTAGGAGCTACTTGTCGTAGTTGCGCACATTGTCCTTGGATGGCAATAAATAGCTTACAATCTATTGCAAATGGATTAGAATATGGAGGTAATGCTCATGAAATTTGTCTTGATCCAAAAACAAGTCAAGATGCTTTAATACCATTAAAGCGTATGTTATCGTTTGCATCTAAAATAAAAAATAATTTTAAATAA
- the glnQ gene encoding glutamine ABC transporter ATP-binding protein GlnQ encodes MIEFKNVSKNFGPIKVLYNIYLKIDQGEVVVIIGPSGSGKSTLLRCINKLDEISTGELIIDDMKVNDPKFNPCIIRQEVGMVFQQFYLFPQMTALENVAFGPRRVRGMNKEDSKNIAHDLLNKVGLAKRTHHFPSELSGGQQQRVAIARALAVKPKMMLFDEPTSALDPELRYEVFKVIQNLAKEGMTMIIVTHEMEFVKKIASRLIFIDEGKIIDDGHPHDLISKSSSKRLQEFLQHIS; translated from the coding sequence CAATTAAAGTTTTATATAATATTTATTTAAAAATTGATCAAGGTGAAGTAGTTGTTATTATTGGACCATCAGGATCTGGTAAATCTACATTACTTCGCTGCATAAATAAATTAGATGAAATAAGTACAGGTGAATTAATTATTGATGATATGAAAGTTAATGATCCAAAGTTTAATCCATGTATCATCCGTCAAGAAGTTGGCATGGTATTTCAACAATTTTACTTATTTCCACAAATGACTGCGTTAGAGAATGTAGCATTTGGCCCTAGACGAGTTCGTGGTATGAATAAAGAAGACTCTAAGAATATAGCACATGATTTATTAAATAAAGTTGGTTTAGCTAAGCGAACTCATCATTTTCCATCTGAGCTTTCTGGTGGTCAACAACAACGTGTGGCAATAGCTCGTGCGCTAGCAGTTAAACCAAAAATGATGTTATTTGATGAACCAACTTCTGCATTAGATCCTGAGCTACGTTATGAAGTATTCAAAGTAATACAGAACCTTGCTAAAGAAGGTATGACTATGATTATAGTCACACACGAAATGGAATTTGTTAAAAAAATTGCTTCACGTTTAATTTTTATTGATGAAGGTAAAATTATTGATGATGGACATCCACACGATTTAATTAGTAAATCATCTAGTAAACGTCTACAAGAATTTTTACAGCACATTTCTTAA
- the ybiB gene encoding DNA-binding protein YbiB, producing MEINKIIKKIGQNNNRKNNIDYHTAITLYSAILNGNISDLELGAILIAFRIKGENEEEIQGFYEAMQHKIIQLYPPLNRPMPIIIPSYNGARRQANLTLLLALLLIKLDFPVLVHAINNDPTRITTKEILLALDMKPVMEKQEIQEYLNKGKLVFITIDNLCAPIAKQLSLRWRMGVRNSAHILAKLINPFTNHAALCITSISHPKYFTRISNFFFKINSPAILLNGTEGEVYADPYNCPVINILLSKNIKLEFMIKHHEEKKIINLPKSKGAIDTANWINEVLYNKHTVPESIRLQLACCLIATGRSQNLEEAEMILRKAKI from the coding sequence ATGGAAATAAATAAAATAATAAAAAAGATAGGACAAAATAATAATAGGAAAAATAATATTGATTACCATACTGCTATTACACTGTATAGTGCTATTTTGAATGGAAATATTTCAGATCTAGAGTTAGGAGCTATATTAATTGCATTTCGCATTAAAGGAGAAAATGAAGAAGAAATTCAGGGCTTTTATGAAGCTATGCAACACAAAATAATACAATTATATCCACCACTTAATCGTCCTATGCCTATTATTATTCCTAGTTATAACGGCGCACGACGACAAGCTAATTTAACATTACTTTTAGCATTATTATTGATTAAACTTGATTTTCCAGTATTAGTTCATGCTATTAATAATGATCCAACACGTATCACTACAAAAGAAATTTTGTTAGCTTTAGATATGAAGCCAGTTATGGAAAAACAAGAAATACAAGAATATTTAAATAAAGGAAAATTAGTCTTTATAACTATTGATAATCTTTGTGCACCAATTGCTAAACAATTATCATTACGTTGGCGTATGGGAGTACGTAATAGCGCACATATTTTAGCTAAATTAATAAATCCTTTTACTAATCACGCTGCACTTTGTATTACAAGTATTTCTCATCCTAAATATTTTACTAGAATAAGTAATTTTTTTTTCAAAATAAATTCACCTGCTATTCTACTCAATGGCACTGAAGGTGAAGTATATGCTGATCCATATAACTGTCCTGTTATTAATATTCTTCTTAGTAAGAATATTAAATTAGAATTTATGATCAAACATCATGAAGAAAAAAAGATAATAAATTTACCAAAAAGTAAGGGAGCCATAGATACAGCTAACTGGATTAATGAAGTTTTATATAATAAACATACAGTACCAGAGTCAATAAGGTTACAGTTAGCATGTTGTTTAATAGCTACTGGAAGATCACAGAATCTAGAGGAAGCTGAAATGATTTTACGAAAAGCTAAAATTTAG
- a CDS encoding UvrB/UvrC motif-containing protein produces MNPQELEKKINEMEYNMKQHAQNLEFKEAISIREQLKTLRKYL; encoded by the coding sequence TTGAATCCACAAGAACTAGAAAAAAAAATTAATGAAATGGAATATAATATGAAACAACATGCACAAAATTTAGAATTTAAAGAAGCAATAAGTATTCGTGAACAGTTGAAAACATTACGTAAATATTTATAA
- the pal gene encoding peptidoglycan-associated lipoprotein Pal: MKSNKFMVWLILFSIVTIVSACSSDKKNKYNQSSHIITKNNNKNVSNVHHFLDEQVRLHMQNNNTIYFDTNKYDVKPDYFQMLEQHVTFLHAHPSYKVTIEGHTDERGTPEYNIALGERRANAIKIYLESKGILSEQIFIVSYGKEKPIVLGHNEMAYTKNRRAILIY; encoded by the coding sequence ATGAAATCAAATAAATTTATGGTATGGTTAATATTATTTAGTATAGTTACTATAGTTTCTGCATGTAGCTCTGATAAAAAAAATAAGTATAATCAGAGTAGTCATATTATTACAAAAAATAATAATAAGAATGTTTCTAATGTTCACCATTTTTTAGACGAACAAGTACGTTTACACATGCAAAATAATAATACCATTTATTTTGATACCAATAAGTATGATGTAAAACCTGATTATTTTCAAATGTTAGAACAACACGTAACTTTTTTACATGCTCACCCATCTTATAAAGTAACAATCGAAGGACACACAGATGAACGTGGAACACCAGAGTATAACATTGCTTTAGGTGAAAGACGTGCTAATGCCATTAAAATATATCTTGAAAGTAAGGGTATACTATCTGAACAAATATTTATAGTATCTTATGGTAAAGAAAAACCTATTGTATTAGGTCATAATGAAATGGCTTATACTAAAAACCGTCGAGCTATATTAATATACTAA
- the moaE gene encoding molybdopterin synthase catalytic subunit MoaE — translation MKYRTRILVEDKPFNVAHEHKMLSYYDIEGVIVTFVGKVRNHNLGKKVLTLTLEHYPGMTEKILTNIVSDACNRWMLQKVTVIHRFGVLFPGDEIMFVGVSSAHRNNAFKASEFIIDFLKTSVPFWKKERTNDGDYWVNICDSDYRAVEKWKKCY, via the coding sequence ATGAAATATCGCACTCGTATTTTAGTCGAGGATAAACCTTTTAATGTTGCACATGAACATAAAATGTTATCTTATTATGATATAGAAGGCGTAATAGTTACTTTTGTTGGTAAAGTACGCAATCATAATTTAGGTAAAAAAGTTTTAACATTAACTTTAGAGCATTATCCTGGCATGACAGAAAAAATTTTAACTAATATTGTTAGTGATGCATGTAATCGGTGGATGCTACAGAAAGTAACAGTTATTCATCGGTTTGGAGTACTTTTCCCAGGTGATGAAATTATGTTTGTTGGTGTTAGTAGTGCTCACCGTAATAATGCTTTTAAAGCCTCTGAATTTATTATAGATTTTTTAAAAACTAGTGTTCCTTTTTGGAAAAAAGAAAGGACTAATGATGGTGATTATTGGGTGAATATTTGTGATAGTGATTATCGAGCAGTAGAAAAATGGAAGAAATGTTATTAA
- the pgl gene encoding 6-phosphogluconolactonase: protein MKQIVYVASPISQQIHVWLLKKNGELILLQILDVDGQVQPMVVHPKKNILYIGIRPIFRILSYYINIDGTLRLSSEVRLPGSPTHISTDRLGNYLFCASYNSSCISMNPINNVGKLTKPSQIINDLEGCHSVNIDLNNKILFVPVLKQDRICLFELNYSGKLLPYKQSQVNTAKGAGPRCIVFHPNNKYAYSVNELNSTVDVWILNNDQYQVECLQTVDIMPRNFFGKRWAADIHITSDGRFLYTCDRTSNILSVFKVNNNGDTLTIQGFQSTEIQPRGFNIDYNGHYLLSAGQKSDHITVYKIQKNGLLIPLERYTVGKGPMWITIHQLN, encoded by the coding sequence ATGAAACAAATTGTATATGTTGCTAGTCCTATAAGTCAGCAAATTCACGTATGGCTATTAAAAAAAAATGGAGAATTAATATTATTACAAATATTAGATGTTGACGGTCAGGTGCAACCAATGGTCGTACATCCGAAAAAGAATATTCTTTATATAGGTATTCGTCCAATTTTTCGTATCTTATCTTATTATATCAATATTGATGGCACACTTAGACTATCTAGTGAAGTTAGATTACCAGGTAGCCCAACACATATTTCTACTGATCGTTTAGGAAATTATTTATTTTGTGCTTCTTATAACAGTTCTTGCATTAGTATGAATCCTATTAATAATGTAGGCAAATTAACTAAACCAAGTCAGATTATCAATGATTTAGAAGGATGTCATTCAGTAAATATTGATCTAAATAATAAAATATTATTTGTGCCTGTATTAAAACAAGATCGTATTTGTTTATTTGAATTGAATTATAGCGGTAAGTTATTACCATATAAACAGTCACAAGTTAATACTGCTAAAGGTGCTGGACCTCGTTGTATAGTATTTCATCCAAACAATAAATATGCTTATTCAGTTAATGAATTAAATAGTACCGTTGACGTTTGGATTTTAAATAATGATCAATATCAAGTTGAATGTTTGCAAACCGTAGATATAATGCCTAGGAATTTTTTTGGAAAACGATGGGCTGCAGATATTCATATTACTTCTGATGGACGTTTTCTTTATACATGTGATCGTACTAGTAATATACTTAGTGTATTTAAAGTCAATAATAATGGTGATACATTAACAATTCAAGGCTTTCAATCTACTGAAATACAACCACGTGGTTTTAATATTGACTATAATGGACATTATTTATTATCAGCAGGACAAAAATCTGATCATATCACAGTATATAAAATTCAAAAAAATGGATTACTTATTCCATTAGAACGGTATACAGTAGGAAAAGGTCCAATGTGGATTACTATTCATCAATTAAATTAA
- the moaD gene encoding molybdopterin synthase sulfur carrier subunit, whose product MIKILFFAQVRELIGISSLEVESTYENIIALRDELAKKNIRWELALESNKLLTAVNHILVPMSHPLKSGDEVAFFPPVTGG is encoded by the coding sequence ATGATAAAAATTTTATTTTTTGCTCAAGTACGTGAATTAATTGGTATTAGCTCTTTAGAAGTAGAATCAACATATGAAAATATTATCGCTTTACGTGATGAACTTGCTAAAAAAAATATTCGTTGGGAATTAGCATTAGAATCTAATAAATTATTGACAGCAGTTAATCATATTCTAGTACCGATGAGTCATCCTCTAAAATCAGGAGATGAGGTTGCATTTTTCCCACCAGTTACAGGAGGATAA
- the gpmA gene encoding 2,3-diphosphoglycerate-dependent phosphoglycerate mutase, with translation MIFNKLVLIRHGESQWNKENRFTGWHDIDLSDNGKNEAKLAGLILNEHGFTFDYAYTSMLKRAIHTLWKVLDELNQSWLSVEKTWHLNERHYGALQGLNKNETIAKYGKEQVKKWRRGFINKPPALNRTDERFPGHDIRYQSLDYDQLPTTESLALTIERVIPFWKNNILPRIKKGNKIIIVAHGNSLRALIKYLDNIDDNKIIELNIPNGIPLIYELNYDSKPIRHYYLNNTN, from the coding sequence ATGATATTTAATAAACTAGTTCTTATAAGACATGGCGAAAGCCAGTGGAATAAAGAAAACCGTTTTACTGGTTGGCATGATATAGATCTATCTGATAATGGAAAAAATGAAGCTAAATTAGCTGGTTTGATTTTAAATGAACACGGATTCACCTTTGATTATGCATATACTTCTATGTTAAAACGTGCGATACATACTTTATGGAAAGTATTAGATGAGTTAAATCAATCTTGGCTATCTGTTGAGAAAACATGGCATCTTAATGAGCGTCATTATGGTGCACTTCAAGGATTAAATAAAAACGAAACTATAGCTAAATATGGTAAAGAACAAGTTAAAAAATGGCGTCGAGGTTTTATTAATAAACCACCAGCATTAAATCGTACTGATGAACGTTTCCCTGGACATGATATTCGTTATCAATCTTTAGATTACGATCAATTACCTACTACTGAAAGTCTAGCATTAACCATTGAACGTGTAATTCCATTCTGGAAGAATAATATTCTACCACGTATAAAAAAAGGAAATAAAATAATTATTGTAGCACATGGCAACTCACTACGTGCATTAATAAAATACCTAGATAATATAGATGATAATAAAATTATTGAACTCAACATACCAAATGGTATTCCATTAATTTATGAATTAAATTATGATTCTAAACCAATTAGACACTATTATTTAAATAATACGAATTAA
- the idi gene encoding isopentenyl-diphosphate Delta-isomerase, whose protein sequence is MSSVVEVILVDYLDRPTGTMEKIEAHTKGLLHRAVTIYVFNSRYELLLQRRASKKYHCAGLWSNTCCSHPYPQEDTHYAAERRLSEEMGLQLILSPVMELNYNLILSNGLIEHEYSHVFFVISDKKPQINFNEADAWCYRSIQQIQQETIANSSQFTPWFLHTFPRIPHVLNNFSLINR, encoded by the coding sequence ATGTCTTCTGTTGTTGAAGTTATTTTAGTTGATTATCTTGATCGACCAACTGGTACAATGGAAAAAATTGAAGCACATACTAAAGGATTATTACATCGTGCAGTAACAATCTATGTTTTTAATTCTCGATATGAATTATTACTTCAACGCCGTGCTAGTAAAAAATATCATTGTGCTGGATTGTGGAGTAACACCTGTTGTAGTCATCCTTATCCACAAGAAGATACACATTATGCTGCTGAAAGACGACTTAGTGAAGAAATGGGTCTACAATTAATTTTAAGTCCAGTAATGGAGTTAAATTATAATCTTATATTAAGTAACGGTTTAATTGAACACGAATATAGTCATGTCTTTTTTGTAATTAGTGATAAAAAACCTCAAATTAACTTTAATGAAGCTGATGCTTGGTGTTATCGTTCAATTCAACAGATTCAACAGGAAACAATAGCTAACTCATCACAGTTTACACCGTGGTTTTTACATACATTTCCTAGAATTCCCCATGTACTTAATAATTTTAGTTTAATAAATCGATAA
- a CDS encoding DedA family protein produces the protein MQFDIKELISQYGYLALLIGCISEGETFTLLGGIAVHEGLLKFNGVVLTTMIGGIIGDQALFYIGYYLGTNILKRFNKYKQTINKVDQLIKKWPSLFVISVRFMYGFRIIGPIIIGISRLNPIRFFILNIIGAALWSVIFVTLGYFAGEIITIWLHNLNKHLKLLIYLVLISFLVIYIIYYWNRHKTN, from the coding sequence TTGCAGTTTGATATTAAGGAATTAATCAGCCAATATGGATATTTAGCTTTATTAATTGGATGTATAAGTGAAGGAGAAACCTTTACTTTATTAGGTGGGATAGCAGTGCATGAAGGTTTACTAAAATTTAACGGCGTTGTTTTAACTACCATGATTGGTGGTATTATTGGAGATCAAGCATTATTCTACATCGGTTATTATCTCGGTACAAATATCTTAAAACGTTTCAATAAGTATAAACAAACAATTAATAAAGTTGATCAGCTTATTAAGAAATGGCCTAGTTTATTTGTTATTAGTGTACGTTTCATGTATGGTTTTCGAATTATCGGTCCAATTATTATTGGTATAAGTCGTCTTAATCCAATACGTTTTTTTATTTTGAATATTATAGGAGCAGCACTTTGGTCAGTTATTTTTGTAACATTAGGTTATTTTGCAGGAGAGATAATTACAATATGGTTACATAACCTCAATAAACATCTAAAACTATTAATTTATTTAGTATTAATTTCTTTTCTTGTAATATATATCATATATTATTGGAATCGCCATAAAACAAATTAA
- a CDS encoding Bax inhibitor-1/YccA family protein has product MERYFRNNSIEQQVSAHLQTYMAQVYGWMTCGLLLTSFVSWLSWHSPALMTMIFANRSICFGLIILQLAVVFLLSSMVDRLSGAVATSLFMFYSTLTGLTISSIFLVYTVVSISSTFFVTATMFGSVSLYGYITKNDLSRFSSLLFMALIGVLIASLVNFWLKSSLLTWILNYVGVIVFVCLTAYDTQKLKIMGQNINLNDKESMRRFSIMGALTLYLDFINLFLMLLKFFGNRR; this is encoded by the coding sequence ATGGAACGATATTTCCGCAATAATTCAATTGAACAGCAAGTATCAGCTCATTTACAAACTTATATGGCACAAGTTTATGGCTGGATGACTTGCGGTTTATTACTTACTTCCTTTGTATCATGGTTATCTTGGCATTCACCTGCATTGATGACTATGATATTTGCTAATCGTAGTATTTGTTTTGGTTTAATTATTTTACAATTAGCAGTAGTTTTTTTGTTATCCAGTATGGTAGATCGTCTAAGCGGAGCAGTTGCTACTAGCTTATTTATGTTTTATTCAACTCTTACTGGTTTAACAATTTCTAGTATTTTTCTTGTTTATACTGTTGTATCTATTAGTAGTACTTTTTTTGTTACCGCAACTATGTTTGGTTCTGTGAGTCTTTATGGTTATATTACAAAAAACGATCTAAGCCGTTTTAGTAGTTTATTATTTATGGCTCTTATTGGAGTGTTAATTGCATCACTTGTCAATTTCTGGTTAAAAAGTTCATTATTAACATGGATTTTAAATTATGTTGGAGTTATTGTTTTTGTATGTTTAACAGCTTATGATACACAAAAGCTTAAAATAATGGGTCAAAATATTAACTTAAATGATAAAGAAAGTATGCGTCGTTTTTCTATTATGGGTGCATTGACATTATATTTAGATTTTATTAATTTATTTTTAATGTTGTTAAAATTTTTTGGTAATCGTCGTTAA
- the tolB gene encoding Tol-Pal system beta propeller repeat protein TolB gives MKKIISLTVIFFIFIWSEILQADVYIKITKGVDIARPIGIFLLQWESSGMPPENFVEIVTADLRNSGKFDPLNASSLPQQLDNLEKIQPSYWKKLGIDTVVIGKLILNVDGSYQVSYQLIDTSNSLNNVLAQNSFKVTKQWLRYAIHNVSNEIFEKLIGIKGAFCTRIAYVVKNSNKDQIPYELRIADYDGYNQFVVYHSMQPIMSPAWSSDGTKLAYVTFESGKSALVIQTLANGNIRQIASYPCHNGAPSFSPDGSKLAFVLSKTGSLNLYVMDINSEQIIQITDDRFNNTEPTWFPDNQTLAYTSDQSGSPQIYKINIHGGMPKRISWNGSRNQNADISFDGKMLIMITNVNGIQHVAKQDMETGVVQILTSTFLDETPSIAPNGTMIIYSSIEGMGSILQLVSSNGHFKASLPASNGQVKFPAWSPYL, from the coding sequence ATGAAAAAAATAATTAGTTTAACTGTAATTTTTTTTATATTTATATGGTCAGAAATATTACAAGCAGATGTTTATATTAAAATCACAAAAGGTGTAGATATTGCACGTCCAATTGGAATATTTTTATTACAATGGGAAAGTTCTGGTATGCCGCCAGAAAACTTCGTTGAAATTGTAACAGCTGATTTGCGTAATAGCGGAAAATTTGATCCATTAAATGCTTCTTCCTTACCACAACAATTAGATAATTTAGAAAAAATACAGCCATCTTATTGGAAAAAGTTAGGTATAGATACAGTAGTTATAGGTAAATTAATACTTAATGTAGATGGAAGTTATCAAGTTTCTTATCAACTAATAGATACTAGTAATTCATTGAATAATGTGTTAGCTCAAAATTCTTTTAAAGTAACTAAACAATGGTTACGGTATGCCATTCATAATGTTAGTAATGAAATATTTGAAAAATTAATAGGTATTAAAGGAGCTTTTTGTACGCGAATTGCATATGTGGTTAAAAATAGTAATAAAGACCAAATACCATATGAGTTACGAATAGCTGATTATGATGGTTATAACCAGTTTGTAGTATATCATTCAATGCAACCGATTATGTCACCAGCTTGGTCTTCTGATGGAACTAAACTGGCATATGTTACATTTGAAAGCGGAAAATCTGCATTGGTTATCCAAACTTTAGCTAATGGAAATATCCGACAGATTGCTTCTTATCCATGTCATAATGGAGCACCATCTTTCTCACCAGATGGTTCTAAATTAGCATTCGTTCTATCAAAAACTGGTAGTTTAAATTTATATGTTATGGATATAAATTCAGAACAGATTATTCAGATAACTGATGATCGATTCAATAATACAGAACCTACATGGTTTCCTGATAATCAAACACTAGCTTATACTTCTGATCAATCTGGATCACCACAGATTTATAAGATTAATATTCATGGAGGTATGCCAAAACGTATTAGCTGGAATGGTTCTAGAAATCAGAATGCAGATATATCTTTTGATGGTAAAATGCTAATAATGATCACTAATGTTAATGGTATTCAACATGTGGCTAAACAAGATATGGAAACTGGAGTAGTGCAAATTTTAACAAGTACTTTTTTAGATGAAACACCTAGTATTGCTCCTAATGGAACAATGATTATATATAGCTCTATTGAAGGAATGGGATCTATATTACAGTTAGTATCAAGTAATGGTCATTTTAAAGCAAGTCTTCCAGCAAGCAATGGGCAAGTAAAATTTCCAGCTTGGTCACCGTATCTATGA
- the ybgF gene encoding tol-pal system protein YbgF, protein MITWNVTAQISSNYFESTSLESRITILERISNAQAQLLQKLQQQILYNQHDIDLLRGQIQQNDFNLNQKINSQKQYDQRTGDLFISKIMDNSDIEYNNAIALIIDKKKYELAANALQEWIIKYPSSSYQPNANYWLGQLFYNKGQKENSAYYFANVVKKYPKSIKASESLLKIGLIMQEKKELIKAKAVYKQIIKNFPDTNSAKQARKYLSQL, encoded by the coding sequence ATGATTACATGGAATGTAACTGCTCAAATTTCAAGTAATTATTTTGAATCAACGTCACTTGAAAGTCGAATTACTATTCTTGAAAGGATATCTAATGCTCAAGCTCAACTTTTACAGAAATTACAACAGCAAATTCTTTATAATCAACATGATATTGATTTGCTAAGAGGTCAAATTCAACAAAATGATTTTAATTTAAATCAAAAAATTAATAGTCAAAAACAATATGATCAAAGAACAGGTGATTTATTTATATCTAAGATAATGGATAATTCAGATATAGAATATAATAATGCTATTGCATTAATTATAGACAAAAAAAAATATGAACTAGCAGCTAATGCACTACAAGAATGGATAATAAAATATCCTAGCTCTTCTTATCAACCAAATGCTAATTATTGGCTTGGGCAATTATTTTATAACAAAGGTCAAAAAGAAAATTCAGCTTATTACTTTGCTAATGTAGTAAAAAAATATCCCAAATCAATTAAAGCATCAGAATCTCTATTAAAAATTGGTCTAATTATGCAAGAAAAAAAAGAATTAATAAAAGCCAAAGCAGTTTATAAGCAAATAATTAAAAATTTTCCTGATACCAATTCTGCTAAACAAGCTAGAAAATATCTTTCTCAATTATAA
- a CDS encoding Yip1 family protein has product MYHFWKLLAHPHQEMHRINQKNESLIYHYTHHILLMAAIPVIFTFIGTTQIGWNLGKDHYIKISLITGLKLSLFFYCLILGGVAVMGRIIYWMAHDYINRPSISRCTIFAGYVGTPLFISGVIGLYPLVWLCMLIATLALVYTGYLLYIGIPSFLNIKQDVNLQFSSSILAIGILVFEILLALTIVLWGYGSSIF; this is encoded by the coding sequence ATGTATCATTTTTGGAAGCTGTTAGCACATCCTCATCAAGAAATGCATAGGATAAATCAAAAAAATGAAAGTTTAATATACCATTATACCCATCATATTTTATTAATGGCAGCTATACCTGTTATATTTACTTTTATTGGGACTACACAAATCGGATGGAATTTAGGTAAAGATCACTATATTAAGATTAGTTTAATAACAGGTCTTAAATTAAGCTTGTTTTTTTATTGTCTTATTTTAGGAGGTGTAGCCGTAATGGGCCGTATTATTTATTGGATGGCACATGATTATATTAATCGGCCTAGTATTTCTCGTTGTACTATATTTGCTGGATATGTAGGAACACCTCTTTTCATCAGTGGAGTAATAGGATTATATCCATTAGTTTGGCTTTGTATGTTAATAGCAACTTTAGCTTTAGTTTATACAGGATATCTCTTATACATTGGTATCCCTAGTTTTCTTAATATTAAACAAGATGTAAATTTACAGTTTTCTAGCTCTATATTAGCAATTGGAATATTAGTATTTGAAATATTATTAGCACTCACAATTGTTTTATGGGGTTATGGTTCTAGTATTTTTTAG